A stretch of DNA from Deltaproteobacteria bacterium:
CATCAGCTCTCCCGGATAAAACCTTTTGATTTGAGTTTGTGCGCGTAGTGCGAATGTATCGGGCGGATCAACTGCAGGCGCTTGGGCGCCCTGGACACGATGACATTGTCGCCGGGGGCCAGAACCACGCCGGTCTGGCCGTCCTGGGTCAGATACACATCGGACACGGCTTCCAGCACCAGAATGCGCAAATCGTTCTCGAAGGGTAAAACCATGGGCCGGAAGGCATGCAAAAAGGGGCAGATGGGCGTCAGGGCAAAAACATCCAGTTCCGGATAAATGAGCGGTCCGCCGGCGGAAATGGAATACCCTGACGACCCCGTGGGCGTGGCCACGATCATGCCATCGGCCCGTACCGTGCCAAGATGGTCGCTGCCATACCATAGATCCAGGCGGATCATGCGCGCCAGGCTGCCGCAGCTGATGACCAGATCGTTGACCGCGCAGCCTCGATAATGCTCCTTGCCGCGTCGTAACACACTGAAACTGATGACCAGACGCGAGGAAATGGCGAATTCGCCATGCAAAATCTCGGTCAGGGATGCCCGCCAATCCGTCGGA
This window harbors:
- a CDS encoding NAD(+)/NADH kinase → MSSLIVKIVIAYTTGNELARDMAVQIRAWLETEGREARIVESAKDAVHCTSTWENVDMILTLGGDGTMLGIARAVQDLGIPILGLNLGKVGFLTEISPTDWRASLTEILHGEFAISSRLVISFSVLRRGKEHYRGCAVNDLVISCGSLARMIRLDLWYGSDHLGTVRADGMIVATPTGSSGYSISAGGPLIYPELDVFALTPICPFLHAFRPMVLPFENDLRILVLEAVSDVYLTQDGQTGVVLAPGDNVIVSRAPKRLQLIRPIHSHYAHKLKSKGFIRES